The following nucleotide sequence is from Halogeometricum borinquense DSM 11551.
TCGCCGCTGTCGAGAAGCGACGAAAACGCCCTCGTCGCGGCATCGACGCTTCGTTCGACGGCGTTCTGTTCGCCCTCGTCGGTAGCGACGTACGCCTCCGAACGGGCGTCGATCAGGAGAACGACCGTTGCGGCGCGTTCTTCGCGGAACTCAAGCGTCGCCATCTCTCCCGTGCGAGCGCGGCGGTTCCAGTCGATACGGTTGAGTGGGTCGCCGCGACGGTACTCGCGGGTCGAATAGAACTCCAACCCGGCCCCGGCGACGTTCGTAGCGACTCGGCCGGTGTACTGCGTCGTCAAGCCTCGAAGCGGCAGATCAGCGGTCGCTTCGAGCGACGGGGTACACCGGAGGACGGTCGTCTCGTCAGGAGAGATGTCCTCGCTTCGCTCCGTTTCCGCGCTCGGACTACGGACGACGGCATGGAGCGGATCCCACGCGTGTTCGCCGCGGACAGCCTCCACGGAGTACGAGAACGTCGCCGCCTTTCCGGGGCGAAGCGCTGTTCCGATTCGGGCGGACCCGTCCGTCACCTCCAACGCTGGCGGGACGCCGTCGATCAGTCTGAGGTCCGTGAGCGGCGTCGCGCCGACGTTCCTAACGGTGACGGTCACGCGTACGTCTTCCCCCGTATCCGGCGTCTGGTTGGAGAGTTCTCGCGTGATGTCGAGCGCCGGAGCGGGCGCATCAGCGAACCACGCGTAGGCGGTGTATGCAACGCCGACCCCGGCGACGAGGAGGAGCGCCGGTTGCTGGAAAACGACGCCCGCGGCACCGGCGATGAGCGCGGCACCTTCGATTCCGGTCCAGCGGTGCGTATCGAATCCGTTCATCGGTGCGCCTCCGTCACGGAGTCGTCGCTCTCGTGAACAGACTCGATAGCGTCAATCGTTCGTGCGGCCCGCGCTGCGGTGGACGACTGTCCGCGAACAACCAACCGAACCCGGTCAACCAACGAGAGCGAAACGTCGGCACCGAGATAACGGGCCGCGACGGGGTCAGTCGTCCACGTTCCTTCCTCGACGTGTCGTTCGGCAACGTCGGCCGAGCAGTTGTCGTGGAAGACGAGCGTTTGAATAGCCGACTCGCGGAGGCGCATCCGAAGGTTGGTCGCATCGCTCACTCGCCAACCGGTCTTCGACAGACGGCGGTCCACGTCGTCGCCGGGCGTCGGAACTCGGTATCGGAGTTCGGGGTCACCTGTGTCTGCTGCACGATAGTCAACGCTCCGGCGTCCGAGTGCGTAGCGGAGGCCTTGGGCGCCTGCGACGAGACCGACGACGATGACAAAGACGAACGTCGCGCTCAGACCGGGAACGACAAATCCCGCGAGGCCCGCGACGCCGCCGAGAACGGCGATGACGCCGACGCCGGCAGTGATTTTTGTCGTGTTCATGACGCATCCTCCGCGTAAGCCGACTCGATGCGTCTGAGAGCGGTGACCGCACGTTCTTCGCGGTCGGTCGTCGCCGACTGCCCGCCGTACCGAACCTCCTCGAACAGGTGCGTGAGTTCGTCCACGTCTTCACGGGTCATTCCGGCATCGACCGCGGCGGATGCGAACTCGCCGGGAGTACTCGTCTGAGGATTCGGAATGTCGAGAAGGGCAGTCATCTCGCTCCACGCGCGGTACACTTCGTTATCTACGTCGGCGTCGTCTTCGATCCGGTCTGCGGCGGCACCGGCGGCCCGGCCGATGTCGCGGATGTCAACGTCGTCGTCCTCCTCATGAACCGTCTCGGGGTCCGCCGCAGCGTCGTCGTCTCCGGTCGAGAAGAACAGGAGGGCGACAGCACCGACGAGTGCGAGGACGAGAATAAACCCGAATATCGCGGTGGGTGCGGCGACAGGACCGTCACCGGACCCAGGGAATCCCCCGCCACCCTGTGGAAGTGAAAACGACCCGTTGCTGGCACCGATACTGCTGCCGCCGAAGTCGAGTGCGCGACAAGACGTCAGGAGTGCCCAGAAGACGTATCCGGGGAGACCGAACGTGATACCGATGACGAAAACGGGAAGCAGCGACCGCGTATCGTAGTAGGTGAGAAGTAGCAATCCGACAAAGACGAGGAGGAGGCCGGCTTGCACGAGCGGTTCCGTCAGTATCGGCAAGCAGAACGAACCGAACGTCATCCCACCTCCTTCGGTATCGCTGGGACCGACATCGCCTTCGTCGGACGGACCAATTCCTGTTGAAGCACCTGTTCCGAGACCGCCACCGCCTGACCCGCCGGTGACAGCGGTGTCGATGGTGGCCGCCGCCATTCCGAGGGCGAGGACGGCGAGGACGGCGAGGGCGACTGTTCGGGCGGCGTGTCTATCCACGCCACGACATACCGGGACACACAGTAAATGCGTTTCGAGGTTATCGTGCGTCACTGACACGAAACCGACTGCCGGAAGCGGTCTCAAGCAGTGAGAGCACCGCCGACTGGCTGATCTTGCCGATCAACCCTGAGATAATTGGTGGCTGTTAGGGCGGTCGTAGCCGTTCCAGTCGGAGTGGAATTTTCCATTTATCTTAGAAAGTTATTGTCAGAATTGATAAAATTTGAAATAGGAGGGTCACTATGGACTATTTGTCCCAACGGGCGTTTTCCCGTGCAGGTGCGTCCGTGGGACGTGAGACCCCTCAGATTGACGCCGCCAGTCGACACCGCGCACCAAAATCGCCGCCCTCACTTTTCCCCGCGGTTCCCCGATCCGCTGGGATCAGACGTGATTGCACCGTTGGGTTTAGGTCAATCGAAACTGAATTGACACGAAGTGAGCGATATAGGGGACCCATCAATCATCGGGTACGTTACGAGCTCAGCGACGCGACAGGCGGTCGTCTTGGCGCTCGCTTCAGAACCGAAGACGACCCGCGAACTCTGCACAAAGCTCAACGCCAGCGAATCAGGTATCTACGGAGCAACGAACAACCTACGCGACAACGGTGTCCTTGAGGGAACCGAAGACGAGCACTTCCGACTCACCGGTCTCGGTATCGTCGTCGCTGACGCCATCAAACGGCGACAACAGTTTGAATCTGTCCTCCAGTCAGACCCCGACTACTGGCGCACGCACGACGTATACGCACTTCCGGACGCGTTCCGCGCTCGTCTTGCCGAACTCGACGGGGGTTCGGTGTTCCGCGTCTCCGAGACTGATCCGTCGGGCGCGATACGCCTCATCCACGAAAACCTCCGTGAGTCCGAGCGTGTAGCTATCGCCGCCCCCGTCTACTTTCCAGACCTCGGAAAAACGCTCCGAGAGGTGTGTGATGACCGGCCTGGCAGACTCCTCGTCACCGACGCCGTCGTCACGGAAATTCGCCGCCATGCCGACGGCCGCGTTCCGGTCCCGGCGAACCTCAACATCCGCGTCACGGATATCTCGTTCGGCCTCGCGGTTGCGAACGGGATAACATTCCTCTCGTTACCGCAACTGGACGGCACATACGACCCGCGGACCGAACTTATCGCCGACTCTGAGGCCGCGGCGGCGTTCGGTGACGACCTCTTCGAATGGTTCTGGCGTGACGCGACGCCGATAGACGATGTCGCATCGACACGTCCGATCTGAAGACACCACGTCCGAGCCCCATCACACACCGATCAGAAGCCGCCGCATCTAACTGTCGGCCAGCAGAACGGTTCGACAATGTCGAGTGGGCTAGAACAGCAACTCATCGATCTGTTGACCGTCTTTCTCATCGCGGGTGGCGTCGGCGCACTGTTGGCGAAAATCGGGCGGGTGCCGTACACTATCGCGCTCCTCTTAGCCGGATTCGCCGCCTCCATCGCCGGACTGGAAATCGACATTACTCTCACGCACGACATCATCCTCCTCGTCGTCCTCCCACCGTTACTGTTCGAGGGCGCGGCGACGACGGACATCGACGAGTTCCGGTCGAACTTCTCGGTCATGCTAACGCTGGCAACCGTCGGCCTCGCCGCCTCTATCGTCGTTGTCGGCGTTGTCTCCACGAGACTACTCGGCTACTCGTTACTTCTCGGCCTCCTGTTCGGCACCATCATCCTCCCGACGGACCCCGTATCGGTACTGGCGTTGTTCAAGCAGGTTGGCGCGCCTGAACGACTCTCCGTCCTCGTAGAGGGCGAGAGCCTGCTCAACGACGGCGTCGCCGTCGTCATCTTCTCTGCACTGCTCGCACTGGTCGAAGCGGGCGATAGCGCGGCAGATCTTGCGACGCTAGAGGGAATCGCCGAACTCGCCGGTGGGATCATCTTCTCCGCCGGTGGAGGTGCCATCGTCGGACTCGCAGCAGGCTACCTCATCTACCGGCTGATGGCGAATCTCGACGAACACATGACTGAAATCATTCTCACGGTCGTTCTCGCCTACGGTGCCTTCCTCGTCGCAGAACACTACCTCCACGTCAGCGGTGTCATCGCCACCGTTGCCGCCGGACTCCTCATCGGCAACCGTGGCCGTGAGTACGCCATGTCGCCGCAGACGAAGACGGCCGTGTTCAACACGTGGGAGACGGCGGCGTACGTCGTCAACACGTTTATCTTCCTTCTCCTCGGCGTGAAAACGCCGATTCGACAGATCATCGCCGAGGCGGAACTGCTCTTGCCCGCAGTCGTCCTCGTCCTCGTCGCACGCGCGGTTGCGGTCTACCCCCTGACGGAGATTGCAAACCGGTTCTCGGACGCAAACGTCCCGCGGAACTACCAGCACGTTCTCGTCTGGGGCGGCCTCCACGGATCGATCCCCATCGCGCTCGTCCTCGGACTCCCCGAGGCTGTCGGCCCGCGACAGCAACTCCGCGTCCTCGTGTTCGGTATCGCCGCGTTCAGCCTCGTCATACAGGGACTGTCGATGAAACGGTTCCTCCGCGCCGTCGGCGTCGAGACTTCTGGGAAGGAAGAAGAGCTGTATAATCTCCTCCTCACGCGGGCGAAAGCAGTTGACGAAGCGCTGGATGAGTCCGAACGACTCCACGAGCGAAATCTCATCCGAACCGACGTGTACGAGCGGTTCCAACGCGAGTACGGCCGCGAAAAAGAGGAACTGAACACCGTCATTCGTGACCTGCTGGAAGCCGAACCCGCACTGCTTAAACAGGAACTGTTGCAGAGCGAACGGCGCGTTCTCCACGCCGAAGAGAGCGCGATCACCGACGCGGAGTTGAGTGGCCAACTCTCGACTGAACTCGCAGAGGACCTCATCGCCGAAGTCCACCAGAAACAGGCCCGTCTCGACCGCGGCGAAACGACGGTGACAAGCGACATCGAACGCGAGGGCTACCGAGAGTTCTGGCGCGAACGCGCAACGGCGTTCGGTCTCGATGTCGGTGAGGACGTACTCGACGAAACAGCGATGGAAGAACTCACGGACGAATCGGGGTCGAACACGTCCCCGCTCGACGACGAGACTGAAGGTGCCGGAACCGACTGACGAAGTGACCGACACGCCGACTGACGAAGTGACCGACACGCCGACCGATGAAGTGACCGACACGCCGCTGACGAAGTGACCGACACGCCGACCGATGAAGTAACCGCGTTTCCAAACCCGGCACCGAAGACATTTGTCCTGATAGTGAAACACGGAACCGATGCGCTCCAATCGGTCTTCTCGGCGGCGTGTCCTCGCTGTCGCGGGAACAATCGGGGTCTCAGCCGTCAGCGGATGCACGAACCGAATCTCGACGCTCGCTGACGACCTCGGATCGAACAGCAGTCGGCAGTCGAACGCGACTATCACGTTCCGACTGACCGGCCGGACATCGACGCTCCGCGAACGGTACGTCAAGGACCTAAACGAGACGCGCGTTCCGTGGGACGAAGACGCCCTCGCCGCGGCCGTCAACGGGACACCGTACACGACGCAGTTCACCGAACCGTTTGTGACCCGAGAGCCGACGTGGGCAAAACACAACGGGACGTACTACCACCTCGACGAAGTAGTCGTCGGCGAAGAGAAAGTCACACAGCCGGTGCTTCGACTCAGAGACGAGGGTCGAATCGAAAACGGAGAAGCCGACGCACCGAAACACGTCGAGAAAGGAACGCTCCCCGAATCGGATCAGAAAGCCGTGGAAGTCGCCTACATGGCTGCTCGCGCACGCGGCAACATTGGGGGTGTTCCGTGGGGACTCGTCCAACGCGGCGGCTACGTCTACCGGAATGCGGAAACGGCGAAGGCGAGCGAACTGCTCGACGGTGATGGGCCCGACTACGTCGCCTATCGGGGCCACGTCTGGCAGGTCGAAACGCAGCGTGAGACGTTCTACGAGGCGGTGTATCGTCCGGACGTCGAACCGGTCGCGGAGACAGCAGACGAAATCGAGGAGGTACTGCGCGGACGACTCGTCGGGGCGCGAATCGACCCCGAGTCGCTTTCCCAGTCGGAACGTGACGTATTCCGCGAGGCGCAGAACGGCTACACCGCAGAACATCCGTTCCCCGAGGCGTTCGTTTCGATACTGAAGCGATTGGATGAACGGGCCTACATCGACGGTAACGTGACGAAAGACGCCGGGACGCAGGACTACCCGGAGCATGACGTGATTCGCTACGGAGACGAATACTTCGAGTACAGACTGCGATTGGACGAAGCGAGCGAAAAGTAAGTGCGAACCTGACTGTCGATTCTGC
It contains:
- a CDS encoding DUF58 domain-containing protein translates to MNGFDTHRWTGIEGAALIAGAAGVVFQQPALLLVAGVGVAYTAYAWFADAPAPALDITRELSNQTPDTGEDVRVTVTVRNVGATPLTDLRLIDGVPPALEVTDGSARIGTALRPGKAATFSYSVEAVRGEHAWDPLHAVVRSPSAETERSEDISPDETTVLRCTPSLEATADLPLRGLTTQYTGRVATNVAGAGLEFYSTREYRRGDPLNRIDWNRRARTGEMATLEFREERAATVVLLIDARSEAYVATDEGEQNAVERSVDAATRAFSSLLDSGDRVGVAALSPHECWLAPTTGSDHRARARELFAANPALAPTPSDDSYFPVVALRRLRRRLPSDAQVLFFSPLADDFATVAARRLDAHGHLVTVVSPDPTTDDTPGHRLAAIERQNRLAGLRQSGIRAIDWGEEPLATELARAERRWSQ
- a CDS encoding DUF7269 family protein, with protein sequence MNTTKITAGVGVIAVLGGVAGLAGFVVPGLSATFVFVIVVGLVAGAQGLRYALGRRSVDYRAADTGDPELRYRVPTPGDDVDRRLSKTGWRVSDATNLRMRLRESAIQTLVFHDNCSADVAERHVEEGTWTTDPVAARYLGADVSLSLVDRVRLVVRGQSSTAARAARTIDAIESVHESDDSVTEAHR
- a CDS encoding DUF4129 domain-containing protein, with the protein product MDRHAARTVALAVLAVLALGMAAATIDTAVTGGSGGGGLGTGASTGIGPSDEGDVGPSDTEGGGMTFGSFCLPILTEPLVQAGLLLVFVGLLLLTYYDTRSLLPVFVIGITFGLPGYVFWALLTSCRALDFGGSSIGASNGSFSLPQGGGGFPGSGDGPVAAPTAIFGFILVLALVGAVALLFFSTGDDDAAADPETVHEEDDDVDIRDIGRAAGAAADRIEDDADVDNEVYRAWSEMTALLDIPNPQTSTPGEFASAAVDAGMTREDVDELTHLFEEVRYGGQSATTDREERAVTALRRIESAYAEDAS
- a CDS encoding helix-turn-helix transcriptional regulator encodes the protein MSDIGDPSIIGYVTSSATRQAVVLALASEPKTTRELCTKLNASESGIYGATNNLRDNGVLEGTEDEHFRLTGLGIVVADAIKRRQQFESVLQSDPDYWRTHDVYALPDAFRARLAELDGGSVFRVSETDPSGAIRLIHENLRESERVAIAAPVYFPDLGKTLREVCDDRPGRLLVTDAVVTEIRRHADGRVPVPANLNIRVTDISFGLAVANGITFLSLPQLDGTYDPRTELIADSEAAAAFGDDLFEWFWRDATPIDDVASTRPI
- a CDS encoding Na+/H+ antiporter, which gives rise to MSSGLEQQLIDLLTVFLIAGGVGALLAKIGRVPYTIALLLAGFAASIAGLEIDITLTHDIILLVVLPPLLFEGAATTDIDEFRSNFSVMLTLATVGLAASIVVVGVVSTRLLGYSLLLGLLFGTIILPTDPVSVLALFKQVGAPERLSVLVEGESLLNDGVAVVIFSALLALVEAGDSAADLATLEGIAELAGGIIFSAGGGAIVGLAAGYLIYRLMANLDEHMTEIILTVVLAYGAFLVAEHYLHVSGVIATVAAGLLIGNRGREYAMSPQTKTAVFNTWETAAYVVNTFIFLLLGVKTPIRQIIAEAELLLPAVVLVLVARAVAVYPLTEIANRFSDANVPRNYQHVLVWGGLHGSIPIALVLGLPEAVGPRQQLRVLVFGIAAFSLVIQGLSMKRFLRAVGVETSGKEEELYNLLLTRAKAVDEALDESERLHERNLIRTDVYERFQREYGREKEELNTVIRDLLEAEPALLKQELLQSERRVLHAEESAITDAELSGQLSTELAEDLIAEVHQKQARLDRGETTVTSDIEREGYREFWRERATAFGLDVGEDVLDETAMEELTDESGSNTSPLDDETEGAGTD